A region from the Prionailurus viverrinus isolate Anna chromosome E2, UM_Priviv_1.0, whole genome shotgun sequence genome encodes:
- the RRAS gene encoding ras-related protein R-Ras, which yields MSSGAASGTGRGRPRGGGPGPGDPPPSETHKLVVVGGGGVGKSALTIQFIQSYFVSDYDPTIEDSYTKICTVDGVPARLDILDTAGQEEFGAMREQYMRAGHGFLLVFAINDRQSFNEVGKLFTQILRVKDRDDFPIVLVGNKADLETQRQVPRSEASAYGASHHVAYFEASAKLRLNVDEAFEQLVRAVRKYQEQELPPSPPSAPRKKDGGCPCVLL from the exons ATGAGCAGCGGGGCGGCGTCCGGGACTGGGCGGGggcggccccggggcggggggccggggcccGGGGACCCCCCACCCAGCGAGACACACAAGCTGGTGGTCGTGGGCGGCGGCGGCGTGGGCAAGAGCGCACTGACCATCCAGTTCATCCAG tcCTACTTTGTGTCTGACTATGACCCAACCATTGAAGACTCCTATACGAAGATCTGCACTGTGGATGGTGTCCCGGCCCGGCTGGACA TCCTGGACACTGCAGGCCAGGAGGAGTTCGGTGCCATGCGGGAGCAGTACATGCGCGCCGGCCACGGCTTCCTGCTGGTGTTTGCCATTAACGACCGCCAGAG TTTCAACGAGGTAGGCAAGCTTTTCACGCAGATCCTCCGAGTGAAGGACCGAGACGACTTCCCCATCGTGTTGGTTGGGAACAAGGCAGATCTGGAGACACAGCGCCAG GTCCCCCGATCTGAAGCCTCTGCCTATGGCGCCTCCCACCACGTGGCCTATTTTGAGGCCTCTGCCAAACTGCGCCTCAATGTGGACGAGGCCTTCGAGCAGCTGGTGCGGGCCGTACG GAAGTATCAGGAACAAGAGCTCCCGCCCAGCCCACCCAGCGCCCCCAGGAAGAAGGACGGGGGCTGTCCTTGTGTCCTCCTGTAG